The following coding sequences are from one Nicotiana tomentosiformis chromosome 3, ASM39032v3, whole genome shotgun sequence window:
- the LOC104099338 gene encoding uncharacterized protein isoform X1 — protein MVLVEAFTEILERPTIGAVFVEIMMFLGPVWIAFLLGITVGWIWKPKWASWKNCKFDFSAPSSPTVLVPSPPKNLELTETKSFHSSKAHTPSFGSCMDAPSEIEQFDIGPSQLNTLPITDEDLEYLWHLVERKDGGPPWKHMMDRSTPTMSYQAWQRDPQSGPPQYCSRTVYEDATPELLRDFFWDDEFRLKWDDMLVHAETIEECPTTGTMIVHWVRKFPFFCSDREYIFGRRIWESGRSYYCVTKGVPCPTVPRKDKPRRVDLYYSSWYIQAVESRRGNGQLTACEVLLFHYEDMGIPWEIAKFGVRQGMWGLVRKIERGLRSYQKSRASNMKISRCAFMAQVNTKIDPEYLKSMEGDVEESSGTEVQVSPAKSEGINIPKLLIIGGALVVACTLDRGIIPKALLLNAVKRFGNIGRRASPRT, from the exons ATGGTGTTAGTTGAGGCATTTACGGAAATACTTGAAAGACCAACGATAGGGGCAGTATTTGTAGAGATTATGATGTTTCTTGGTCCAGTTTGGATTGCCTTTCTTTTGGGTATTACGGTTGGTTGGATTTGGAAACCCAAATGGGCTAGCTGGAAAAATTGTAAATTTGATTTTTCAGCACCTTCTTCCCCCACTGTTTTGGTTCCTTCACCGCCTAAAAACTTGGAATTAACTGAAACAAAGAGCTTTCATTCCTCTAAGGCTCATACCCCTAGCTTTGGTTCTTGTATGGATGCTCCCTCAGAAATCGAACAATTTGACATCGG TCCATCGCAGCTGAATACTTTACCAATAACAGATGAAGATTTGGAATATTTATGGCATCTTGTTGAGAGGAAAGACGGAGGCCCGCCGTGGAAACACATGATGGATCGTTCTACTCCTACTATGAGCTATCAAGCGTGGCAGCGAGATCCTCAG AGTGGTCCTCCTCAATATTGCAGCAGAACTGTGTATGAGGACGCAACACCTGAACTATTGAGGGATTTTTTCTGGGATGATGAGTTTCGGCTCAAGTGGGATGACATGCTTGTACATGCTGAAACTATAGAAGAATGCCCCACAACTGGAACAATGATAGTGCATTGGGTTCGAAAG TTCCCATTTTTCTGCAGTGACAGAGAATATATATTTGGTCGTCGAATATGGGAGTCCGGAAGGTCATATTATTGTGTAACAAAG GGAGTTCCATGTCCTACTGTTCCCAGGAAGGATAAACCAAGACGTGTTGACCTGTATTATTCAAGTTGGTACATTCAAGCAG TGGAATCAAGGAGAGGAAATGGCCAGCTGACTGCATGCGAGGTGCTTCTCTTCCATTACGAAGATATGGGCATCCCATGGGAAATCGCGAAATTTGGGGTAAGGCAGGGTATGTGGGGACTTGTAAGGAAGATTGAGCGTGGACTCCGGTCCTACCAGAAATCAAGAGCATCCAACATGAAAATCTCTCGCTGTGCTTTTATGGCCCAAGTTAATACGAAAATTGATCCAGAATACTTGAAGTCGATGGAAGGTGATGTGGAAGAATCGTCAGGGACTGAAGTACAGGTTTCACCTGCAAAATCCGAGGGCATAAACATACCAAAGCTACTTATCATTGGTGGCGCATTGGTTGTTGCTTGTACCCTTGACCGAGGAATCATACCCAAGGCACTTTTGCTTAATGCAGTGAAAAGGTTTGGAAATATAGGAAGAAGAGCAAGTCCAAGGACATGA
- the LOC104099338 gene encoding uncharacterized protein isoform X2, with the protein MLPQKSNNLTSDEDLEYLWHLVERKDGGPPWKHMMDRSTPTMSYQAWQRDPQSGPPQYCSRTVYEDATPELLRDFFWDDEFRLKWDDMLVHAETIEECPTTGTMIVHWVRKFPFFCSDREYIFGRRIWESGRSYYCVTKGVPCPTVPRKDKPRRVDLYYSSWYIQAVESRRGNGQLTACEVLLFHYEDMGIPWEIAKFGVRQGMWGLVRKIERGLRSYQKSRASNMKISRCAFMAQVNTKIDPEYLKSMEGDVEESSGTEVQVSPAKSEGINIPKLLIIGGALVVACTLDRGIIPKALLLNAVKRFGNIGRRASPRT; encoded by the exons ATGCTCCCTCAGAAATCGAACAATTTGACATCGG ATGAAGATTTGGAATATTTATGGCATCTTGTTGAGAGGAAAGACGGAGGCCCGCCGTGGAAACACATGATGGATCGTTCTACTCCTACTATGAGCTATCAAGCGTGGCAGCGAGATCCTCAG AGTGGTCCTCCTCAATATTGCAGCAGAACTGTGTATGAGGACGCAACACCTGAACTATTGAGGGATTTTTTCTGGGATGATGAGTTTCGGCTCAAGTGGGATGACATGCTTGTACATGCTGAAACTATAGAAGAATGCCCCACAACTGGAACAATGATAGTGCATTGGGTTCGAAAG TTCCCATTTTTCTGCAGTGACAGAGAATATATATTTGGTCGTCGAATATGGGAGTCCGGAAGGTCATATTATTGTGTAACAAAG GGAGTTCCATGTCCTACTGTTCCCAGGAAGGATAAACCAAGACGTGTTGACCTGTATTATTCAAGTTGGTACATTCAAGCAG TGGAATCAAGGAGAGGAAATGGCCAGCTGACTGCATGCGAGGTGCTTCTCTTCCATTACGAAGATATGGGCATCCCATGGGAAATCGCGAAATTTGGGGTAAGGCAGGGTATGTGGGGACTTGTAAGGAAGATTGAGCGTGGACTCCGGTCCTACCAGAAATCAAGAGCATCCAACATGAAAATCTCTCGCTGTGCTTTTATGGCCCAAGTTAATACGAAAATTGATCCAGAATACTTGAAGTCGATGGAAGGTGATGTGGAAGAATCGTCAGGGACTGAAGTACAGGTTTCACCTGCAAAATCCGAGGGCATAAACATACCAAAGCTACTTATCATTGGTGGCGCATTGGTTGTTGCTTGTACCCTTGACCGAGGAATCATACCCAAGGCACTTTTGCTTAATGCAGTGAAAAGGTTTGGAAATATAGGAAGAAGAGCAAGTCCAAGGACATGA